A single genomic interval of Cygnus atratus isolate AKBS03 ecotype Queensland, Australia chromosome 22, CAtr_DNAZoo_HiC_assembly, whole genome shotgun sequence harbors:
- the VPS26B gene encoding vacuolar protein sorting-associated protein 26B, with amino-acid sequence MSFFGFGQSAELELVLSDGESRRRVEHKTEEGKKEKYFLFYDGETVAGRVILTLKHPNKRLEHQGIKVEFIGQIELYYDRGNHHEFVSLVKDLARPGEFTQSQTFDFEFTHVEKPYESYTGQNVKLRYFLRATVSRRLNDVVKEMDIVVHTLSTYPELNSSIKMEVGIEDCLHIEFEYNKSKYHLKDVIVGKIYFLLVRIKIKHMEIDIIKRETTGTGPNVYHENDTIAKYEIMDGAPVRGESIPIRLFLAGYELTPTMRDINKKFSVRYYLNLVLIDEEERRYFKQQEVVLWRKGDIVRKSMSHQAAIASQRFEGTSSHTEAKTPSQPAENNGRQ; translated from the exons ATGAGCTTCTTCGGGTTCGGGCAGAGCGCCgagctggagctggtgctgagcGACGGCGAGAGCCGGCGGCGAGTGGAGCACAAGACGGAGGAGGGCaagaaggagaaatatttcctcttctACGACGGCGAGACCGTGGCCGGGAGGGTCATCCTCACCCTCAAGCACCCCAACAAGCGGCTGGAGCACCAGGGCATCAAGGTGGAGTTCATCGGGCAGATCG AACTCTACTATGACCGAGGAAACCACCATGAGTTTGTGTCTCTGGTGAAGGACCTGGCCCGTCCCGGTGAATTCACTCAATCACAGACATTCGACTTTGAATTCACACATGTGGAAAAACCTTACGAGTCCTACACGGGGCAGAACGTGAAGTTACG GTATTTCCTCCGAGCAACTGTCAGCCGCAGACTGAACGATGTGGTGAAGGAGATGGACATAGTCGTGCACACTCTGAGCACCTACCCGGAGCTCAACTCCTCAATTAAGATGGAGGTGGGGATTGAGGACTGCCTGCACATCGAGTTCGAGTACAACAAGTCCAA GTACCATTTAAAAGATGTGATTGTCGGTAAGATCTACTTCCTGCTAGTGCGGATCAAGATCAAACACATGGAGATAGATATCATCAAGAGAGAAACAACAGGGACTGGACCCAACGTGTATCATGAGAATGACACAATAGCTAAATATGAGATCATGGACGGGGCACCTGTGAGAG GGGAGTCCATTCCCATCAGACTCTTTCTGGCTGGCTATGAGCTGACTCCAACGATGAGGGACATCAATAAGAAGTTCTCAGTGCGTTATTACCTCAACCTGGTGCTGATCGATGAGGAAGAGAGGCGCTACTTTAAACAGCAG GAGGTGGTGCTGTGGCGGAAAGGAGACATAGTGAGGAAGAGCATGTCCCACCAAGCAGCCATCGCCTCCCAGCGGTTTGAGGGGACGTCCTCCCACACGGAGGCCAAGACCCCCAGCCAGCCTGCAGAGAACAACGGCCGGCAGTGA
- the THYN1 gene encoding thymocyte nuclear protein 1 codes for MPWPSRKRDKGAVADKKEPDAKIAKTEEETEDKEEEEKPTKPSAGGSKSGWKNWKKAKESDSGGEESKITYCHWLLKSEPESRLEKGVDVKFSIEDLKAQPNQTTFWDGVRNYQARNFLRAMKLGQQAFFYHSNCKEPGIVAIVKIVKEAYPDHTQFDQKDPHYDSSSRKENPKWSMVDVQFVRMTKRFIPLSEIKSHHLAHKADGGPLKNMMLFTRQRLSIQPLTQEEFDFVLSLEEEKPH; via the exons ATGCCTTGGCCGAGCAGAAAGAGAGACAAAGGAGCAGTAGCAG aTAAAAAGGAGCCTGATGCTAAAATAGCCAAGACTGAGGAGGAGACTGAGGataaggaggaggaagaaaagcccACAAAACCTTCAGCTGGGGGTTCCAAGTCAGGAtggaagaactggaaaaaagcGAAAGAATCTGACTCTGGTGGGGAGGAAAGCAAGATAACGTATTGTCACTGGCTTCTGAAATCGGAGCCGGAGAGCAGGCTCGAGAAGGGAGTGGATGTGAAA TTCAGCATTGAAGACTTGAAGGCTCAGCCCAATCAGACAACCTTTTGGGATGGAGTAAGAAACTACCAG GCAAGGAATTTCCTGAGAGCCATGAAACTTGGGCAACAGGCCTTCTTCTATCACAGTAACTGCAAAGAGCCTGGCATTGTTGCCATTGTCAAG ATTGTAAAGGAAGCATACCCGGATCACACACAGTTTGATCAGAAGGATCCTCACTATGATTCCTCGAGCAGAAAAGAGAACCCCAAATGGTCCATG GTGGATGTCCAGTTTGTGCGGATGACAAAACGTTTCATCCCGCTTTCTGAAATCAAGAGTCACCACCTGGCACACAAAGCAGATGGAGGGCCCCTGAAGAACATGATGCTCTTCACAAGACAACGTCTTTCCATCCAACCACTGACACAAG AGGAATTTGATTTTGTCTTGAGCCTGGAAGAGGAAAAGCCACATTAA